AATCGGTTACTACCGCACCGGGGCTGTTTCCTTCGAAGAGCGCTATCGCGATGGCCAGGTCGTCGCCTACCGGTCCTGGTGGCCGAACGGCCAGCTGCGCATCGTCCGCCAGTACGAAAATGATGCCCCGGTAAGTGAGGTGAACTATGATATCGACGGCGTTCGCCATCTGACCAGCGCTGAAATTGAAGTCATCCGCCGCGAACTGGCCGACTACCCCGGTGAACCGGCCACACCTCAAGATACCGTGCTCATGGAAACTTCCGCCGGCGTGATCAAACTGCGCCTGCACACCGATGTGGCTCCCGGCCACTGCAACAACTTCAAGCGCCTGGCCAACTTCGGCTATTACGACAGCACCACCTTTCACCGGGTGGTCCCCGGCTTTGTGATCCAGGGGGGCGACCTCCTGTCCAGGGATGCCGTACGGGCTAATGATGGCACGGGCGGACCCGGCTACACTATTCCCGCCGAATTC
This DNA window, taken from Candidatus Neomarinimicrobiota bacterium, encodes the following:
- a CDS encoding peptidylprolyl isomerase produces the protein MKTHSGKLFIATGLLLALLWSCGAGPDEEVLKTYPDGAKQEVVHYEGKGGDRQMVAKIGYYRTGAVSFEERYRDGQVVAYRSWWPNGQLRIVRQYENDAPVSEVNYDIDGVRHLTSAEIEVIRRELADYPGEPATPQDTVLMETSAGVIKLRLHTDVAPGHCNNFKRLANFGYYDSTTFHRVVPGFVIQGGDLLSRDAVRANDGTGGPGYTIPAEFNPRPHVKGSLAMARSQDPHSAGSQFYIALRKLPQLDNRYTVFGEVIEGLNVVDSIAAAATDSKENPVRPQRILRVRVSNSEIP